The Zalophus californianus isolate mZalCal1 chromosome 7, mZalCal1.pri.v2, whole genome shotgun sequence genome includes a region encoding these proteins:
- the LOC113926887 gene encoding endogenous retrovirus group K member 25 Env polyprotein-like: MDPVERFGYLFRKSGPGLAIKTTEEVSQPLQGLTTQRPVREMATLSLKRPRKRKLPPTTPPTWGQLKTLTQRAERVLETTRSTKSPERLFLAMLAVGTCASGVGEKHAYWAYVPHPPLLRLAEWTEYGPIFYSFYK, encoded by the coding sequence ATGGATCCAGTCGAGCGATTTGGATACCTCTTCAGAAAGTCCGGCCCAGGACTGGCGATAAAGACAACAGAAGAGGTCTCTCAGCCTCTGCAGGGATTGACTACCCAGCGCCCTGTCCGAGAGATGGCAACACTCTCCTTGAAGAGACCTCGAAAACGAAAATTGCCCCCGACAACACCCCCAACTTGGGGGCAACTGAAGACCCTCACTCAGAGGGCGGAGCGAGTCCTGGAGACGACCAGATCCACCAAAAGCCCTGAACGTCTGTTCCTGGCTATGTTAGCGGTGGGGACATGCGCCTCTGGGGTAGGAGAAAAACACGCCTACTGGGCATATGTACCCCATCCTCCCTTGTTACGTCTAGCCGAATGGACAGAATATGGACctattttttacagtttttacaaATGA